The genomic window AACTTTCAGGGCCTCCATCCCTGGGAGGAGTATGGAGGCCACAGATAAGACAGCGAGAAAGCAGTATGACCTGTGGTCATACTGCAGCAACAAGATGGGTCTTCATTTGGATCCTGCCACCAACTCAGTGGGTAGTCTGGGGCTAGTCCTTTCTGGGCCGTATTTCTATCAGAGTTTACAGGTGAGGGTCAATAAGTGTACTGAGCACTTATTCTATGCTAGGCACATAACATGtatcattttgtttaattttcatgtctACACTGCACTAAGTCCTAGTGTgagctccattttacagatgggaaaacggAGGCTCAGGGAAAGTAAATGGTCTGCCTCAGGTCTCGCTGCACCAGTGAGTGCCCCCCGGCAGGACTAGTTTGGGTTGAGCGTGGGCCCAGGCAACTCGGAGAATTCTTTCCGGCAGGCACAGAGGACATACGGATTGATGAGCGGACTGTCAGCCCCTTCCTGCAGCTGTCAGATGACCGGAGGACCCTGACCTTCAGCACCAAGAAGTCCAAGGTCTGTGCAGACGGCCCGGAGCGTTTTGACCACTGGCCCAATGCCCTGGCTGCCACCTCCTTCCAGGCCGGGCTCCACGCCTGGGTGGTGAACGTGCAGAGCAGCTGCGCCTATAAGGTGGGCGTGGCCTCGGGCCAGCTGCCCCGCAAGGGTTCTGGCAATGACTGCCGTCTGGGCCACAACACCTTCTCCTGGGTCTTCTCCCGCTACGACCAGGACTTCCGCTTCTCCCACAACGGGCAGCACGAGCCCCTGGGGCTGCTGCGGGGCCCGGCCCAGCTGGGCGTGCTGCTGGACCTGCAGGCGCAGGAGCTGCTCTTCTACGAGCCGGCGTCGGGCGCTGTGCTCTACACCCACCGCGCCGCCTTCCCCGCGCCCCTCTTCCCCGTCTTCGCGGTGGCCGACCAGACCATCTCCCTCGTGCACTGACCTCTGGCCACAGGGAGGCCAGCTCCTCCTCGCCGCACCCTTTCGGGGCACTGTTCTTTCtcaaatggtgtgtgtgtgtgtgtgtgtgtgtgtgtgtgtggctaagGGAAACAGGCCCAGGCCCACTGGTTAGCTCCGGGAGGGGTGACGATGTGACCCAGCTGGACCCAGTGTTTAAGTGCTGGGTACCCGGGGagaacctgctgcttcctgggtctTCGTCTTCCAAAACCACCATGCACCTGCCACTCCCAGGCTGTTTATCTCTGGCATCCGCATGGTGCCTGGCGTGTAGAGTGCAGGAAGAATgaggtgagtggatggatggatggatggatggacagatggggaGGTGGGGCTGCACAGTGACTGGGGGACGTGGTAGGCTCCGGGGTAGCACTGTGAATCCCCGCCCCAGCGTCAGTGAGCAGAAGAGGTTCTCTGGCAGATGCCTCCGGCCTCTTAGGATGCAAAGCACAAAACCGGGCTTCTTTCATAACATGGCATGCAGAGCAATGTTTGTGTAGCTCACAGGACAGGCTGGACACAGGGCTGGCCTGGCGGTCATGTCCTCTGCCGAGGCGGAGGACCAAAGTGTCCCATTAACAGGTGGTCTGAGTGCCATCAGCCTGGGCCTCAGACCTGGCGGCTGAGTGGAGTCCCCACCGACAGTGGAAGCCGAGATGAGGGCTCCAGGTCAGACAGAGCCGAGGGCTGGCCTTATGGATCACAGACATCATTAAAGGTTTCAAAAGATTGAAAGTTTCTTCCACGCTGTTGGTCACTGGGTAGATACGGTGTGCCGGCCCTGTCTTCCTGATTCTCGTCTACTCTCTCAGGGCGGCAGGTCCATGTAGCTACAGCCTGGAGACCTTACAAGTACCAAGGGCAAGTCCACTGTGTTTTCCTCCATGAGCTGTGCACCCTGGAATGTCTTCAAAAGCACTGTCACCTACAGCTTCAGGCCCCTGGGCCCAAAGAGGGCGAAAGCCAGAGTCCTCCCCACTCTATTTTGGGGGGAGACTCATAGCAGTTTGTAAACTACtgtttggggctggtattgtggtgcagcaggctaagccacggcctgcaacaccggcatcccgtacCACAGTGCAgttttgggtcccggctgctctgcttccagtccagcttcctgctaatgtacctgggaaggcagcagaggatgggtcaactctgtgggtccctgccacccatgtgggacacttggatgGGGTGCATGGCTCCTGGCGTAAGCGTGGCCCAAACCTgggttttgtggccatttggggagtaaaccagcagatagaagatctgtcactaagtccttcaaataaataaattaaaaaaaaaaaaaaaagagagaaaccacTGTTTAATCAGGGGAGGCCACAACATAAGACGGTGAGGGTCAACAGTCAGTGACTGAGACAGCACAGGATGGGGACAGCCACAGCCTGTCATTTCCGgccatgcaggcacacacacccaGAATGGCCAGGAACAGAGATCTTtggagaaaaactgaaaacactcCTGATTTTTACGTGAAATCTCTTGATGTTTAAGTTTGGTCAGTAAGTTATTTCAAACTCTGGGCACATAACTGCAGTCCACAGGACTCCGACTGaggggcagtggttaagactcGGCCTGGGATGCTCGCACtccgtactggagtgcctgggttcaagtcccggctccttccccattccagcttcttgctaatgcacaccctgggaggcagcaggtgatggctcaagtactgccacccatgtggaagacctggattgagttccaggcccctggctctgacctggcccagctccagctatggtgggcatttaggcagtgaaccgaTGATTGgaggatatctctgtctctgttttccaagaaacagtaaaaataaagaacaccTGTTAACAACTATTCGGGTTGAAATGACCTTGGAGGCCCTGGCAGCTGAGACCACACAGCTTGTGACCAGCGTCCTCACTGCTGGAAGCTCAGGAATTATTGTTGCGACACCAGCTTTGGCGCCAGGCAGACAAACAGGGGTTTTGGTGAAGTTTGAATGTATCAGCCCTGCCTTTGCCTGGGCAGCCACGGCCCAGCGGTCTGGCTCAAAGTCAAGCTCCTCCAGTTGGCACCTGAAGGCCTCCATGTCCCCCTCCCCGCAGTGGCCGTCAGTCCACAGTTCAGCGGCCTGCTGCAGGATGTTCTCTGCCCATCTCGTCGCCACTCCCTGCAGCCAACCGCAGTTCAGGGTCCACTCCAGGGCTCCCCCTGGCTGCAGGCACTAGAACATGCACTGTGTGTGCCTGTCTTGGCATCTTTAAAACCCACCCCACGGCTTTAACCTCTCATTGTTCCCCCTACCTGCCCCTCCTGCCACCCTGGGCGCATCTTTGTCCCCAAGACGGGGGTGTCTTTCCCTGCTCTCTCAGGACCTCCACTGCGTTGGAGCTTTGCAGTGAAGCCTGGATCTCTCATTTGCAAAGCGGGAGGCGCACTTTTGTGCCTTAGTAGTTTGGAGGGTTACGTACGCCTATCATGAACTGAACACGCAAACACAGGGCAGGCCAGGTCAACAGTGCCGGGCCATGTTCTGCCTCAGATCTGCTCAGACTGGGGGGCTGTGGACGGGGTCCCTACAGCCCAGCTTTTGCACCCCGGTTTTTCAGGCAGCTCTGACCTCTCACATCCAGGGAGATGGCGTCGCAGGGGCTACAGGAGAGGCCTCCGTTGGGATTCCTGTGTTGACTCAAGCCATGTCTCGGGTTTTGCATTTCAGCTCTCCCCCGACATAGGGACCCTGTTgctaaaacaaaatctgaagaTGCCCAGTTTTTCAAAGCTAGCTGGCCCTGGGTGAAtctcgggggaggggaggaggatgcATGGTGGCAAAGGGACACAGGTGTGAAAGAGAATGAGCAAACAGTCCCGGACCGGGCAGCGGGCAGGGCTAAAAGCCAGCACTCACTGTTTATAGGCAGAACAGGCTGTGGGGGGCAGAGTCCAGGAGTGGGGGGAAGGAGGCACTGCTCGTCTCCAGTGGCCTAGGACCACGGCCCTCACCACATTCAAAGCCCTGGGGTGGAGCCCTCTAGGCGGTCCAGGGCAGGCAGGAGACGGGACAGAGAGGGGAGGATGTGTTCTTCAGGGACGGAATCTCTGACCGCAGGCTCCAGAGGCTCCGGGCCAAGCACCAGGAAGCCGTGCATGCCCACAGCCCGCGCCCCCTGGTAGTCACAGCGGTAGCTGTCCCCGACGTGTGCTGCTGCTGCGGGCTCCACGTGAGCCAGCCGCAAGGCCTCCTGGAAAATGCGGGGGTCCGGCTTGGGCCAGCCGGCAGCCTCAGAGGTCAACACAAAGTCGAAGTGCTCCCGCAGGCCCAGCCCCGTGAGTACGGCCTCCAGCCGCCGGTCAAAGTTGGAGACCACCGCCAGCCTCAGACCCCGCCGACGGCAGCCCCTCAGGGCGGCCTCAGCCCCCTCCAACACCTGCCAGTTGGAGGGGCTGCTAAAGTCCTCATACAGCTGCTCAGCAATGGGGGCCACGGCCCGAGCGTCCTGGATGCCTGCCAGGTGGAAGGTCTGCAGGACCACGTCCAGCCACCAGCGGCGGGAggtgaggccctggctcaggccGTAGTTGGGGAAGCTGTGGCTCTGGGCCCTGTGGGCCTGCCTGAAGGcttggcccagggctgcagcttcCACCTTCAGCCCGTGGGCTCGGGCCTTGGCGGCATACTCTTCCCCCAAGGGGCGGCGCAGCCTGAGCAGTGTGTCCGTCACGTCCCACGTCAGCAGCCGGATCTGCAGCCTGCGAGCCATGGGGCAGGCCAAGTCCACGGCCCAGAAGCAAGCTAAGCTGGACAGTGGCACTCCTCCACGGCCTGCCAGTCTCTGCTCTCCAGGCGTCGGGGGTCAGACTTGCTGGCTGACATGCGACCTTTGGGGACGTCTTCCTGGAATGAGAGACAGCCAGTGAAGGTTCCGACTGTGGTGCTGCCCGCTCTGTGAGCCCAGGACAGTCCCTCTCTGAACCCCTGTCTCATGGAAGAGGACTCATTCATTCCAACAGCGCTCGGTTTCTGAGCCCCTTTATGAGCTAGATGCTGGGGAATGGGAGATGTCCAACCTCACGGCATTCGCGGGCAAGCAAGAGTACGAGATACAGCTATTAGACAAAGCACTGTGCAAGCCAATGAAGTCAGAAGGGACCATGTGGATATGAATCCAGAGACCCAATCCAGTCTTTGTTGTCGGAGAATTTCCCAAGCAAGTGAAGAAGCTTCAGTGGAGATCTAAGGAATGGAgctgcaggaagcagaggtgggtaGTGGAAATAGcaagtgcaaaggtcctgaggcagggcagaggccagtgTCCTGGATAGAGCGGGGCCAACTCAGGCAGCCTTTGTAAATCAAGATAAGGAAACAATTATGACTGCTATTACTGTTATTAGTAATGTCAAAGATAAGGGGACTATTACAGGCCATTTGAACAACGTCTTGACTGTTTAACAGGGCAGACTGAGCCAGACAAAGGCAGGTACTTGCCTAGGGTCACAAGTGAGTCCCAGcacagccaggagtagaacccaaACTTCCAGAGTCCCGGGAAGGCCAGGACTCCCTTGCTCTAAACGCTTCgacattaaaaacaacaacaacaacaacaacaacaacttcgGTGAGGACCAGAGAGCGGAGAGAGCAGCCGGCTCCGCGCTGTCCCCAGCCTCTTGGTCCTTCCTGGAGGGGCCGACACATGCGTGGGAGGAGCCCCAGTGGAGGGATTTTGGACTCCAAGCACAAAGAAACAGTTCCCAGCCTGGGGTCCAGAAGTTGGCTGCGGCTTCCTTCCCCAGCCGGAGCTGGTTCCAGACAGGCCCCTGCCGGCCCGCTGAACCTGAGGGGCCGGGGTTCAGGGTGCAGCCGACGTGCTGCTCAGAGCGGACCGGGGCTGGTGAATCTGGCGCTGAGTGTTAGAAGCAGCGCTAAGCAGATGAGTTTCCGTCCGTCTGCAACTTAGGGAGGGAGGCGGAGCCAAAGACCCCCTCGTTCTGCAGGTGGGCAGAAGTGGGGAAGCGGGGGAGGGgtcggggaggggcggggacttGCTCCAAGTCACTCAGGGTGTCACAGGCGCGGCCCAGACCACACCAAAGGGCTCTGCTTCCCAACCCACTTCTGGaagccggggctgggggccctgggctgcaggcccgACCGGCTCACCCCCCTCCCTGGGCTCGGCGGACGCTAAGTCCAGGTAACCCTGAGTGAACGCAGTCTCCGCAGCGGCCAACGAATGAAGCTGGGCCCGGGCTCCTGGGCGGCCTTTTCGGCTGCAGCCCCTTCCCACGGCCCGGCGCCTGTCCCTGAACCCAAAACTCAACTCACCTGCCGGCAAAGAACGGGTCAGGAAGGCCGCCGCGCTGCACGCCGGCTCCAGCAGGCGCTCCCCGCGCGCACCGGGCCCTCGGCCGGGCGGGGTCACGTGGGCCGCGGGGCCCGGCCcccggcgccccgccccctcgGGGCCCCGCCTCCTCATTGCCGCATCCGCGCGCTTTCGGGACTCTGGTCTCACAATCCCCAGAGGGTGGTAGGAGGGAATTGCGTTTAGTTGGAGACATTTTGCTAATATTGGAGTCCTCTGCAGTTACCcagatgtattttgtttttccctttgggGGCGAAAAAtgatttgggttttgtttgcaATATAATGCATGCTCGTCTCAAAAACATTCCAAAATCAAGTAAATAAGActgacggggtgggggtggggctctctTGGAGATGTGGGCAGGAGAGGACCAGAGATCTGataaggaggcagcaggggaaaaTCAAGGGACAAGTACTCCAGGTGAGCAACTGACAGTGAGGGCTGGAGCCCCAGCCTGGTTACTGAGAGCAAAGGCCATGGGGCTGGGAGGAAAGCAAGGCTTCTCCACCCCTATTCCACTCCCCAGGGGTTGTGACATGAATGTATGCTGTAAAAAATCCCCCTccctttcttaatatttttttacttatttgaaaggcagagttacagagcaaaagagagggagagaaaaatcttccatccgctggttcactccccaaatgaccgcaatggccagagctgagcagatctgaagccaggagccaggagcttcttctgggtctctcacgtaggtgcaggggcccaagcacttgggccatcttctgctgctttcccaggccataagcagagatctggatgggaagtagagcagctgggactcgaactgttgctcatatgggatgcaggtgatgTCACAGGTGCAGGTGTCACAGGccggggcttaacccactgtgccacaggggccCGAGACATTTTTCTAGAAGCGCACAAACAGGTACATGATTTTCTTCCTTCATCCTCTCTACCCCTACTCCTCCCTTTGGAAAAACAGagcctttctgtgtctcccaaggCTGGGGTGGGTTCACTTCAGTGGGACAACCTCTGGGGGAACCTGACTGGGTTCAGGCCTGGGAGTGTGGAGTCTCAGACCTTGGGGGACTCAGCTGCCAAACTGGTTTGTGCCCCAGGCTTGGTTCTCAGGAGTGGGGGTTGGGCAGGGTGACTACGGGGAGGCCAGGGGTCCATCTGCATTTCTGAGGTTCCTCCCTTGGGTTCTGGGCCCAGATCTGCCACCTGACCCTCTGTGAAGCCTCTGTTCCATGCTTCCTCTGTGGGCTTCGGGCTCCCCACGTGCAAAGTGGAGGGACT from Oryctolagus cuniculus chromosome 1, mOryCun1.1, whole genome shotgun sequence includes these protein-coding regions:
- the HDHD3 gene encoding haloacid dehalogenase-like hydrolase domain-containing protein 3, which encodes MARRLQIRLLTWDVTDTLLRLRRPLGEEYAAKARAHGLKVEAAALGQAFRQAHRAQSHSFPNYGLSQGLTSRRWWLDVVLQTFHLAGIQDARAVAPIAEQLYEDFSSPSNWQVLEGAEAALRGCRRRGLRLAVVSNFDRRLEAVLTGLGLREHFDFVLTSEAAGWPKPDPRIFQEALRLAHVEPAAAAHVGDSYRCDYQGARAVGMHGFLVLGPEPLEPAVRDSVPEEHILPSLSRLLPALDRLEGSTPGL